The genomic DNA GAAGCTTCTACTCCTTGGGAGTCTAGGTTCTTTTAAATTCCTACTAAGTGGCTAAATAGCCTTAAAGATCTGGCCCTGGATGCTTTTCTAGAAGATCTTCATTAGCCAAACACAGGTTATTGAGTTCAATGTCCGGGAAACCGGAGGAAACAATGGCGTGTGTTATACAGGTTCTAATAGCCCTTTTTGGgcattaaaatctattaatccatACATGAAAAAACTAAAAGTCTGTGGACAAGGGCAGAAAGTGATCAGTTAACTGTGTTGTTGCTTTATTGGGCAggcgggggggaacagggggaatTCTCTGTTACAAAACTCTGTGCAAAGTTTGAATGTGACACAGGTTtggggggattttttaaaattgtttttttattGTTAGAGAATATAAACCCAGTTGATAGTGTGAATTATTATAGAATCAAAGGGACAGAAATCCACCCAGATTCATTGTACAGCATCAGCCCTAATgaattatttctttttctccatCACTAGATATGTCACatggagagaggagaaagaagaaaccGACGTATACCTCATGGAGACAGGAGAAAGGGAAAATCAAACGTCTATCACCGAATTCATCCTGCTGGGATTCAGAAACCTCCCTGAACTGCACATTCTTTTCTTCCTGCTCTTTCTAGTGATCTACATAGTCACCATGACTGCGAACATCTTCATTGTGGtgctagttgtggctgatcagcaccttcacacccccatgtacttcttcctggggaatttgtcctgcttggagacctgctacacctctaCCATCCTGCCCAGGGTGCTATCCAGTCTTCTGAAAGGAGTCAATACCATTTCTGTCAGCCAATGCATCACACAGTTTTACTGCTTTGCTCTGCTACTGACCACTGAGTGTTATCTCCTAGCTGTGATGTCTTTTGATCGCTACTTAGCAATATGTAAACCGCTGCACTATGTCACCCGTATGAATGGCAGGTTCTGTATCCAGCTAGCAGCCGGATCTTGGATAAGTTCATTCATATTTAGTACTATAGTAATATCTTTGGTGTCGCAATTAGAATTCTGCGGCCCTAATGAAATTGATCATTTTTTTTGTGATCTCACCCCAGTTATTAAACTCTCCTGCAGCAACACCAGTCTTGTTACCCTGGTGACCCTTATTTTCTCCTCTATAGACACTGTCCCTCCATTTCTTTTGACCCTGACATCTTATGTTTATATCATTTCCACCATCCTAAGAATCCCTTCTACCACtgggaggcaaaaggccttttccacctgctcctcccaccttaTTGTGGTTACAATCTTCTATGGGACCTTAATGATTGTCTACATGTTACCCAACACTGGTGCACTCAGAGCTCCCAACAAAATGTTTTCTGTCCTTTACGCAGTCTTTACACCCCTGAtcaatcccctcatctacagcctgagaaacaaagaggtcaAGGAGGCGCTGAGGAGAGCTCTCCAGAAATGTAGGATTTAGAGAGGGTGATTGATATGGCAATAAATCAGTTCTGGTCTGAAAGGACCCATTTAGGTGTCCCAATTCCTTGTCAGTTCTCCTGAGTTATAGCAAGAAGATACTCAGCATTTTTTATATTTGCATCTCCTATTCAGTTGAATTTATTTAGGTAAATTGGGctgatcctcagcaggtgtaaactgACACAGCTGCATTGGTTGTATTCCCTATGTTATCTCAGTCTCTCTAACCCTAGCAGCCAGTGGTTCTCCCATTGCAATGAGAAATAGGAAGAATGAGAATAGTGGGTAGCCATGGTGTGAATGAGTGAGCCCTTCTTTAAaccttaattttattattttgacatTAAATATAAACACATAACAAAATGAAACATCTATAAATACATGCTCGAGATGGAAATAGcatataaataatgaaattaaatgttcatTATTTGGTAAACCTGGAACCAAATAAGTAAACAAAGAAAAACCCTGAACCTGCAGAGGTCATACAGGACATCAACTATTAAAGTGACTAATTAGGTAAATATGTGAGAACATATCCTCTGAGTATCGAAGACTAATAAATACTAACTGCAAAAGTATGCAATATTTTCATGTGTGACCAGATCTCTTCATATGTTTTCAAAGTGtttctatggcctggtctacatgggaGCGGAGGGGCAGTGGTGAGCTAAGTCGGTCTATGAAAATAGCGTAGCTGACGTCGACATATTTAGAGGAACTTAACGCGGTGTCTTCATTGCAGTAGGTCGACTGCTAACGCTCCCCCCTGGATCAATtgctctggaggtaagtgtagacatgccctatgaGACATTTTTCCATTAATGCCATCATAGAGATCTCACTACGCCTGTCTGTGTAAAAGGGATAAAttgcagatttccattttctcaaatTAACTCTTTTGGTCACTATAATAATATCAACTAGTCCAGCACGCCCAAAATAATCAAACTTACAGAAGGAAAAATCTTAAAATTTTCGAAAGAGCACTAAATCACAGAAAtataggattggaagagacctcgagagctccactcatgacaggactatagaccatccctgacacgtcttttctaacctgctcttgaaaaactccaataatggagattccacaacctccttaagcaatttgttccagtgcttaaccaccctgacagttaggatgtTCCAGAACACGCATTTTTGAGAAgtatatgtaggagcaggatttataattgtactatgagaattaatgtgtGATTTGATTTGATCCtaccagccaccctttttgattTCAAGGCAGGAATAGACCAGAATAGTCCTTATGGCTGATTATGGtcaccttttgttttaggataagatTTCATTACAGTACTTGCTTCTTGTATGCATTGCAAACTAAGTTGTGTAAGGTTAACTATATAGTCCTTTCCAAAATGTTATCCTATCTGGAGGCCTGTGTAGaagactgtttgtgtgaatgaggaatgcaagcatccagaaaaaaataagatgtgaaggccattgttataccCAGAtggtcaaggaagaaggagtgaagagacttaacGACACCAGAGAACTATCAATGTGCATCCATAATGAAGGAAGGGCAAATTCAtgaccctgaggtgaaggctAGCACCCCTAAGGACAGTGCTCTCGGAGGTGTATTGGAACGTTTACATAAAAAGATACCACCAATTAAGGAATAACAGGTCATAAACTggcacagcaaaatccatagacttcaagaGAGAAAAAggactataagaacagggtgctttgccatgggactttgggtacatcttgccacactccaggagcattgGATCACAACCGACAGAGCCTTGCTCCCCTCTGCTACCAATTTGGCTGGCCACTACATTGATCCAGAcactggactggtaactatgaacATCAACTGGCAAgactctctgtgtgtatgtgtgtgtgtgtataagactaaaaagcatatgctaactgctgtatgctcaataaatgtggcatttttgccttctcccctataaaGACCCCATGTGCTTCTTATAAATATAACATTTAGAGGACATGTGGAAGTTTGGCATGGGGCTTGGCACCTCCAGCATTTGTGTTTGTTGCCAATCGAGGTTTAAACCAACATTCTCAAATCCAACATTCTGTTTAATATATTGTTCTGGAAGATTGCAAGGACAAAGAACTTGAAGTATCAGTTTTCTCTTGTGATAGTACGGCTATGTTCCTTTTCCCATTTCTTTCATTGAGACTGAGATTGAGAGGGTAATGCAAAGCATTAAGCCACCTACAAGTCATTCCTACAAAGGGACTTCTGTTTCCATATTTCTTAACATGCTCTTAAAGGTGATAGAATAGGAACAGACCAATTGCCCACTATCCGTCCATGAAATCTTGAGTTTAGCCACTGAAAGAAGGAGCTGTGAGACAGTGGTAGCTGATATTTCTTACATATGTAATCAAAGGAGGTCCGTCTATATCTTGTATtttatctttaatttttgttaataCTTTTTCTATCCAAATTGTTTTAAGTGTGGTTTGATCCTGATGCACAGGCTAGCCCATAGTGTTATGAGAAGAGAATGCGTAAGAACAGATGCCATGATCATCTTCACACACTGCAGGATGCCCCATGTAGATGCAAAGATTGGATTTTTCCTTAAGGGAGTCAGTATCTCTTAAGGTTTATAATAGAAGAGAGGGAACCAAATGACATAGCTAAGATTTTTCAATCGCAAACCAGGCCAGTGTGTATACAAAGCTACTGGAGTAGAATGGCCTTATAATAGGACACATTTGGAATGCTATATTATATAGATACAAAACTGGCAACCTCATTAACCTTTATTTTGAACACAGGTTTACTTTTGGCCAGTACACTATCCCAtggaaatgagttccacgggttaattttgcattgtgtaaaaaagtatttcctcttgttgtattaaacctgctgcctacgaATTTCATCATATGAcctctggtttttgtattgtgggaaagggtagataacacttctctattcactttttccacagtATCCTcaatgactcccagatctctttcctgaggagtaacaactaatttagaactCATCGTTATGTATGTATACTTTGGACTATTTCCCCCCACTGTGCATTACTTGACACTTAacaatattaaatttcatctgctgttttgttacccagtcacctaATTTTATGAGATCTCCTTGTAAttttttgcagtcagctttggaaaTAACTAACCACTAtaattttgtataatctgcaaactttgccactttacTGTtcacttttttccagatcattaactAATATTTTGGCTAgcatacagatccttgggggtcCCTGCTGTTTATCTGTCTCATTGTGAAAACTAACCTTTTATTCCTACCttctgtttcctgtcttttaacctgtcattgatccatgagaggaccgtcCCTTTTATaccatgactgtttactttgccCCACTCAGCGACAACAGATGGACCGCAGCTATATCTGAGAGATATCCGTGAGAACAGAAACAGCCATGCGGTCGGCCTCCAAAGAGGTGAGATGATTTCctaacaaggagatatggacaagcatggcgaaggatggccagagcaagagaagattggaagacgtgttgtgatctGCTCAGTTTTAACTGATGAAGGACCAACAGTCTACGCAGTCTACCCAGTTTACTTCGCTTAAGAGTCTCTgctaagggaccttgtcaaaggctttctgaaagtccaagtaccctATATCAACTGTCCACATGCTTGTCCATacccttgtccacgtgcttgtgaacaccctcaaataattctaataggtTGGTGAAGCATGTTTTCTCTTTAGAATAGATGTATtgcctcttccccaacaaatcgtgttcacctatatgtctgataattcagttctctactatagtttcaaccaatttacctggtATTGAAGGTAGGTTTACTAGCCTGTCATtaccagggtcacctctggacccctttttaaaaattggtgttgcATTACCTACCTTCCAGTCATCTTGTACAGAGGCTGGTTTCAGCAGAAGGTTACATCACACAGTTAGCGATCTGCAAGTTCATATCTGAGGTCCTACAGAATTCGTGaatgaatcccatctggtcctggtgacttattactgtttaatgtatcaatttgttctaaaatctTTTCTACTGACACATCAGTGTGGGAACTTATTTCAGATTTGTTACCCAAAAAGAATAACTCCTCTAGTGGGATCTCACCCACATCTCCTGCAGTGAAAATAGTTCATTGAGGTTCTCTGCAATGGTCTTGTTTTCCTTGATTGCTCCTTTAACACCTTGATCATCTAATGTCCCCATTGCCTCttgggcaggcttcctgcttctgagctacttaaattatatatatagtttgtttgttttcatcttcagcatttgcttttcaaattctttaaTGGTACATTTATACTTAATCTGCCAGACTTTGTGCTACTTCCCTCTATTCTTACTGGAACTggacttccaaattttaaaggatgcctttttgcctctaatgaCCTCCATTATTCTGCTGTTTATCCATGGTGGCATTCTTTTGGTCCTCTTATGGTCCTTTCTCATTTGGGATATAAATTTAAtctgaacctctattatggtgtttttaaatagccccACTCTGCTTGCAGGTCACTtgcattttctaatttttttgccTCTCTAAGCTCCCTCAGCATTTCACCATCACTGTCACCATCTTGGTCAGATGGTCAGTACAATAGTATATTCCCACTGCTATACACTTATTGttgaagcatggaatttctatccatagagattctatggtacagttcaATCCATTTAAGACTTttacattacactggtctacaatttttgagaagtcatctgcttcagagataaaatgtgctatttattatgtattttgaggtgctgaattcaaatatgacagttaaaacaactgattggctactgtttctaagatatttaagtttttacattttatgtctatgtatattgtgcagatagtagagttttaatcataaattgtaaacctaggtcttttcatgtgtttatggttgctttacatggtaatatttcacctgtcctgtttatgtaacactttaaaaatcagcgaAAGGGTTAtacaaataaaatttattatgaaacaaaaggcaaaaaactattatgtacatagtttagtcctattcagtgtctactcagcgcttcttggcttgtctcttgtattcattaaatggagcatctcttctcactgtccagcaatagtatgcaagcattaatgggctccatttgccctgataacgtttctccattgttgcaatgtcctggtgaattctctcgccgtgctcgtcactcactgctccgcagttcggtggaaaaaaatctagatgagagtgcaaaaagtgtatctttagtgacatgtagcaaccaaggcttttatatgccttgaggaggttttccaccaacaacctgtagttgtctgccttgttgtttccaagaaatttttttgccactaactggaaggctttccatgccgtcttttccttgccacgcagtgcatcgTCAAATGCATCAACTCGAAGaaattcacgaatctgaggaccaacaaacacaccttcctttatcttagcttcacttaaccttggaaattttccatggaggtacttgaaagctgcttgtgttttgtcaatggccttgacaaagttcttcatcagacccagcttgatcgtgtaagggtggtaacaaaatcttccttgattcaacaagtggtggatgctgaacacttttcctcccaggctccaattactgtcggagtggccaatctttcttgatgtagtgggaatctcttgcacgactatcccattcgcagagaaaacagcagtactttgtgtatccagtctgcagaccaagaaagagagcaacaaccttcaaatcaccacaaagctgccactgatattggtcatagtttatgcacctcaaaagttatttcatgttgtcataggtttccttcatatggactgcatgaccaactggaattgatggcaaaacattgccattatgcagtaaaacagctttaagactcgtcttcgatgaatcaatgaacagtctccactcagctggatcgtgaacgatgttgagggctgccatcacaccatcgatgttgttgcaggctacaaaatcaccttccatgaagaagaatgggacaaatccttttgatggtcacggaacatggaaaccctaacatcacctattaggagattccactgctgtagtctggagcccaacagctctgccttactcttgggtagttccaaatccctgacaaggtcattcagttcaccttgtgttatgagatgtggttcagaggaggagtatgggagaaaatgtgggtcctgtaacATTGAtgtttcaggaccagaagtttcatcctcttgctcttactcatctgactcaagtgagaatgattctggtgcatcaggaaccggcagtccttctccgtggggtactgggtgtatagctcatggaatgtttggataatgcacagtccactttttcttctttgacacgccTTTCtgaactggaggcaccatgcagaagtagcaattgctggtatgatctgttggctctctccaaatcattggcactgcaaaaggcatagatttccttttcctgttcaatcactggcgaagatttgttgcacaagtgttgcagcatatgtgtggggcccacctcttgtcctgatctccaattttgtagccaaaataaagttgataggctttcttaaccatagtggttatactgcgcttttgtgatgcaaaagtcactttaccacaaacatagcagaagttatctgcactgttcacacaagtacgaggcatctctgctcactttggctaaacagaaatgtgtccctttgcaaaatcaaacactgacaaatgagaGAGCACGACActttatgatttctagagctgatatagggcaattttttcagcagagtgatgtaagcttcgttatgattgcatcatccatgacttctaggaataacataatgcaattcatatcatgtatgatgcaataccagcttcagattgcatcattcattgttttgcctaaaaagcaagtactgtccaaacccagtcatagatttattcatagatccagtcaaagatgtattttagtcatttctggtttaaattgagatccctttcctttataactcacttatcctctgccattcccaagtcaagggtcatatatactgacccaatagcatatcttgaacactagagccaatcaacaattttaagcatcatttttgttctcaatgacccagaagtagtaaagtttgactacatttatttcagaagcattttggctgtagagcagtgttatttgactctatgctttaaACATATAATGTCACTCCCCGTCCCAGTGCAACCTACTCTGCCATTCCTACATATTTTATACCCTGGTACtaagtgtcccattgattatcctcattcctcCAACTTTCCACCAACAACATGATTCCTATTATATCAATGCCAGGCATTCTttttcacccatcttagtatttagacttctagctttggtatataagcacttgtacATGGTGTCAATATTCAGTTGATTACCTtcaagtgtgatttttaaatgtgACTCTATTAATATTGACTGTTCCTCATTACCACCTGCCTCTACTTTACCTATCCTCTATACTAGGATATGGAGTCCCTTCTTTAATGAATGTCCAGGGGGACATCTCTGCCACATGCCAAAGCCATCAGCTTTGGTTTTACTCTTTTAACAAAGGGCACAGTGTTAATTTCCCTAGGAAGGTAATTTTAAGTGATCACCAGCAGGGAGCCCAAGGGAGATCCCAGCAGCagaggtggccagggaggctgctTTCCCCAATAAAGGATGCAAGAATCCAGAGCAGGGGACATTATGGATTTGTGTCATATAGACAGGCATGCTGGGCAGCAGGACAAAGACCCCATCCCAACAGCAACATGCAGCTATTACCCCAGGAGCTGAGAGGATGAGACTGACTGTGAGACTAGATCCAGTCACTGTCGATAGAGAGGTCACCGCTTCATGCTGAGGATTAAAGGTGAGTGTGACCAATCTCATGGCAAATCCTCACCCTCAAACTGAAGGATACTACTCTTGGTCAGTCGTCACTCATTGGGAGCtttacctgagtaaggactttAGAGTCTCATCATGATTTATTTCTAGAGAGATTGATGAAGGACAAGGAGATCTACCACCCCCTTGTCTATCAATCTATCTAATAAACCCTTTATTCATGCTTCTAATCCCTTATATCTATCCCTCTGTCAAGCCTCTGACACAGTCTCTGTACCTGTCCTTTTTATCTATCCCTGTACCAAACCCATTTCACgtccctctgtctctctttctgcttAGATGTCTATAAATCTCCTGCATTCCCGGAAAAAATGTTTTAGCCGTACACAAATTAATTGAGTTGAGTGCATGTCTGTCTAGGAACATCCTTTGGCATGTTTTTGTGGTGGACATCTGATGAGATGATTTCAGGGTACCTTTTGGATGATAAATCTGTGAATCAGTGAATGAAAGAAGTTGAGAACAGGTGTAGGAAAGTGATAAATTCACTGTTTTGCTGCCCTTTGGCAGGTATGCTGTTCTTTGGTGGAGAAATTCTGTCCTTAGCTTTATGCAATACCTGGGTGAGAAGCAGTTCTTCAGTTAGGAGAGAATATAAACCTTGACCTTAGATGGCACACTGAATTTATAAGAAATCAAATAGAGGGAAACCACAGCATTGTACAGCAAGATCCTTGTTTGATCACTTTTTTTTCTCAATCACTAGTTGCATCAGATGGAGAATGGAgaaaggagaaggggaaaatCAAACGTCTATCTCAGAATTCATCCTGCtgggatttgggaatctccctggACTGCAAATTCTGTTCTTCTCACTATTTCTAGGGATCTACATAGTCACCATGGCTGCGAACTCACTCATTGTTGcactagttgtggctgatcagcaccttcacagccccatgtacttcttcctggggaatttgtcctgcttggagatctgctacacctccaccatcctgcccaggctgcTGGGCAGTTTCTTGAAtggggacagaaccatttctgtTACTGGCTGCATGGTTCAGTTTTATTGGTTTGGTGTCCTATTGACTGTTGAGTGTTATCTCCTAGCTTcgatgtcttatgatcggtacTTAGCGATATGCAAACCCCTGCACTATGCAACACTTATGAATGTCAGGTTCTGTATGCAGCTAGCAGCTGGATCTTGGCTAAGTTCATTCATCATTCTTGCTATGATAA from Malaclemys terrapin pileata isolate rMalTer1 chromosome 12, rMalTer1.hap1, whole genome shotgun sequence includes the following:
- the LOC128846093 gene encoding olfactory receptor 11A1-like — protein: MAKRVDVILGWINRGITSTKVYVTWREEKEETDVYLMETGERENQTSITEFILLGFRNLPELHILFFLLFLVIYIVTMTANIFIVVLVVADQHLHTPMYFFLGNLSCLETCYTSTILPRVLSSLLKGVNTISVSQCITQFYCFALLLTTECYLLAVMSFDRYLAICKPLHYVTRMNGRFCIQLAAGSWISSFIFSTIVISLVSQLEFCGPNEIDHFFCDLTPVIKLSCSNTSLVTLVTLIFSSIDTVPPFLLTLTSYVYIISTILRIPSTTGRQKAFSTCSSHLIVVTIFYGTLMIVYMLPNTGALRAPNKMFSVLYAVFTPLINPLIYSLRNKEVKEALRRALQKCRI
- the LOC128846094 gene encoding olfactory receptor 11A1-like, translated to MEKGEGENQTSISEFILLGFGNLPGLQILFFSLFLGIYIVTMAANSLIVALVVADQHLHSPMYFFLGNLSCLEICYTSTILPRLLGSFLNGDRTISVTGCMVQFYWFGVLLTVECYLLASMSYDRYLAICKPLHYATLMNVRFCMQLAAGSWLSSFIILAMIIYLVSQLAFCGPNEIDHFLCDLTQMINLSCSDTGLVNLVTLIFSSTNIILPFLLTLTSYAYIISTILRISSTTGKQKAFSTCSSHLIVVTIYYGTLITVYMLPNTGALRILNKFVSILYTVLTPLINPLIYSLRNKEVKEALRRAQQKYRVSHQF